From one Brachypodium distachyon strain Bd21 chromosome 4, Brachypodium_distachyon_v3.0, whole genome shotgun sequence genomic stretch:
- the LOC100823105 gene encoding glucuronoxylan 4-O-methyltransferase 2, with the protein MTSPPLARKARLKTHLVSAKVKLRQHVTLRRALLLAAASAASFLFLLTLRTLLSSSHARIQTPATQLQLRGQHCAKLPAPVAEALVYYATTSANNATSSQQQTAAELAVTARALARCRAPCNVLVFGGLGGTESALWAALNHGQGGRTVFLEEDASLISEISSRHPGLGIEPHQVAYQTTLADADELLALRDSPDCKKTQNRPLSPDEFESSKCKLAMRGLPAAFYETEWDVIIVDAPPGWVPEAPGRIGGAIYMAGMAARARRWPGKTEVIVHDVDRAVEDGLSMAFLCRGYLEEEVGRVRRFAVPSHREKDVMPFCP; encoded by the coding sequence ATGACGAGCCCCCCGCTGGCGCGGAAGGCGAGGCTCAAGACCCACCTCGTCTCCGCCAAGGTCAAGCTCCGGCAGCACGTGAccctccgccgcgcgctcctcctcgccgccgcctccgccgcgtccttcctcttcctcctcaccctCCGCACCCTCCTCAGCTCCTCTCACGCCAGAATACAAACACCTGCcacgcagctgcagctgcgtgGCCAGCACTGCGCGAAGCTGCCGGCGCCCGTGGCCGAGGCGCTCGTCTACTACGCCACGACGTCCGCCAACAACGCGACGTCGTCACAGCAGCAGACGGCGGCCGAGCTCGCGGTGACCGCGCGCGCTCTGGCCCGGTGCCGCGCGCCGTGCAACGTGCTGGTGTTCGGCGGGCTGGGGGGCACCGAGAGCGCGCTCTGGGCCGCGCTCAACCACGGCCAGGGCGGGCGCACCGTGTTCCTGGAAGAAGACGCGTCCCTGATCTCCGAGATCAGCTCCAGACACCCGGGGCTGGGCATTGAGCCGCACCAGGTCGCGTACCAGACGacgctcgccgacgccgacgagctcctcgCGCTCCGCGACTCCCCGGACTGCAAGAAAACGCAAAATCGCCCGTTATCCCCGGACGAATTCGAGAGTTCGAAGTGCAAGCTCGCGATGCGGGGCCTGCCGGCCGCGTTCTACGAGACGGAGTGGGACGTGATCATCGTGGACGCGCCGCCAGGGTGGGTGCCCGAGGCGCCCGGGAGGATTGGCGGCGCGATCTACATGGCTGGGATGGCGGCGAGGGCTCGGCGGTGGCCGGGGAAGACGGAGGTGATTGTGCACGATGTGGATAGGGCCGTGGAGGACGGGTTGTCCATGGCGTTCTTGTGCCGAGGGTACCTGGAGGAGGAAGTTGGGAGGGTCCGGAGATTCGCGGTTCCTAGCCACAGGGAGAAGGATGTCATGCCGTTTTGCCCTTAA